In Brienomyrus brachyistius isolate T26 chromosome 3, BBRACH_0.4, whole genome shotgun sequence, the following proteins share a genomic window:
- the hs3st1l1 gene encoding heparan sulfate (glucosamine) 3-O-sulfotransferase 1-like1: MACLLVSVILLVLQMHSVPLECLLEGTEAPGEHLDLRTGDVINETQTGSPGTTQRLPQSIIIGVRKGGTRALLEMLDIHPQVAVATTEVHFFDWDQNYVKGLEWYQGLMPLSQPHQITVEKTPGYFTSPLAPERIHAMNSSIKLLLILRDPIERVISDYTQVYYNRLENHKPVQAIENILVRNGALNTRYKAIQRSLYDMHMHNWLCHFPLEQIHIVDGDTLIQDPLPELQKVERFLSLPPRIVSSNFYFNQTKGFYCIRSDGRERCLHESKGRPHPAVNSTVLQQLRSYFKEHNHNFYRMIKRSFSWH; the protein is encoded by the coding sequence ATGGCTTGCCTGCTGGTATCTGTGATTCTCCTGGTTCTGCAGATGCACTCAGTGCCCCTAGAGTGCCTCCTCGAAGGAACGGAGGCCCCAGGGGAGCATTTGGACCTGCGGACCGGAGATGTAATCAATGAAACCCAAACTGGTTCCCCGGGGACAACCCAACGCCTGCCGCAAAGCATCATAATCGGAGTCCGCAAAGGCGGCACGCGAGCCTTGCTAGAGATGCTGGACATCCATCCCCAAGTTGCTGTTGCCACCACCGAGGTGCACTTTTTTGACTGGGACCAGAACTATGTCAAAGGCCTAGAGTGGTACCAGGGGTTAATGCCTCTTTCGCAGCCACACCAGATCACAGTGGAGAAGACCCCGGGCTATTTCACATCCCCCCTAGCCCCGGAGCGCATCCATGCCATGAATAGCTCCATAAAGCTGCTGCTCATTCTTCGGGACCCAATCGAGCGCGTCATTTCTGATTACACCCAGGTTTACTATAACCGCTTGGAGAATCACAAGCCCGTACAGGCCATTGAGAACATCCTAGTGCGCAACGGGGCCCTCAATACCCGCTATAAAGCCATCCAGCGTAGCCTGTACGACATGCACATGCACAACTGGCTGTGCCATTTCCCCCTGGAACAGATCCACATCGTAGATGGGGACACACTCATCCAAGATCCATTGCCTGAGCTGCAGAAGGTGGAACGCTTCCTCAGCCTTCCACCTAGAATAGTGTCATCCAACTTCTACTTCAACCAGACCAAGGGGTTCTACTGCATCCGTAGCGATGGACGCGAGCGTTGTCTCCATGAGTCCAAAGGGCGGCCACACCCTGCAGTGAACAGTACAGTGCTTCAACAGCTTCGTTCTTACTTTAAGGAGCACAACCACAATTTCTACAGGATGATCAAGCGCTCCTTCAGCTGGCACTAG